TGTCTGCTAGCAAATGCTGCTGACCCAAATAACCCCTTCGATATATGTTATATATTTAGCCAAGTTTTAAATCAGCTTTCACCTCATGAGGCTAAACTTCTTGACTATATGTTTTCACGTTCCTTCTTGATGACAGACAGAGACAGGCCTTATTTTGAAAAAGATGATATAATAAGAAGAAACTTTGCTTCCTATGAAGTGACCTTGCTGATTTTTGATAATTTACTTAGACTAAGACTAATTGAGGAGAAGCCTCCAAAACTCCAAGATAATAGTAGATACCATTATAGATATGATGAAGACGAAGCTATACCTGAACATGAAATTGTACCAAGTAATAGCGTTCGTTTGTCAGAATTTGGCGCAGAATTTACAAGAAAAACCCATTTATTATAGAAAACAAGAAGAATTATAATAAGCAAAAGAGATATTCATATACGCATCAACCAAAAGCCTGTACATCGGGTTACAGATGTAATTTAAAGCAAATATAAGGCTACTTTAGAAGCACTAATGTTTTACCCGAGTAACCCACCTGAAACAAACAGGACGTTTTAAAATGGCTTATTTAGGCTCTAATGAACATGTGCCTAAAAGGTAGACAACACAGCTTCTGGAGCCCAAAATTTTACATCTTAGGAGTGGTATACCTACCTTCATTAACAACTCCTACTCCATTACTTCCCTAATGAAATTTATGTTGTGGACATTCGTCACCTATATTAAAATGCTTAGTGAAAATCATGTGCGGTATCACATAGATGTTTATTATCTTGAACAAGCCTCTTGAGCAGGTATAATAACCTTAAAAATATATAATCTCCGCGTCTAATCTTTTAGTTTGATATAGGTATGGCATTAATATTTGTTTGCTATATCAAATAGAATATTTTTATTATAATAATTAATTATTATTATAATAAAAATATGTAATATACACAATATAAAGTACATTGCATTAGCAAGAAGATTTATATTATCCTAAAATAAGCATCCTGCTAATACTTGACTTCAAATCACAAGTAGTTCAATTTAATAAGATGGGAAATAGACTTTATCCTAGTTGGGAGCAGTTAGATAGTTTAAATAATCCATTAACTGAAGGTGAACGACATTTACTTTTGTTTCTCGATACAAATTTACCTAAAGATAAATTTTGGACAAAAGAAAAGAAACTGACAGACTACAATGGGTGGTTAATCTTTGCACAACCTTTTCTAAATGGGAGCAGACCAGATATTCTCATATTCAACCCGTTTGTTGGTGTAGTCATATATGAAGTGAAAGATTGGAATCTTGAAAATTATAAATGGGATAAGGACCATTATGGCAGTACCAGTCTCTTTGTTCATGATAAGAGAAGCAGATATGCAGTTAAAAGC
This window of the Pontibacter russatus genome carries:
- a CDS encoding Abi-alpha family protein, with the protein product MSSEKNISELASGISGIADRAFDFVEKIIAGPIIEGTGAITDKIKFWRFKNQVNTILKAQEFLKEKGIKTPKKLPVKDVTTLLEYASFEEDENMQNKWACLLANAADPNNPFDICYIFSQVLNQLSPHEAKLLDYMFSRSFLMTDRDRPYFEKDDIIRRNFASYEVTLLIFDNLLRLRLIEEKPPKLQDNSRYHYRYDEDEAIPEHEIVPSNSVRLSEFGAEFTRKTHLL
- a CDS encoding NERD domain-containing protein, with product MGNRLYPSWEQLDSLNNPLTEGERHLLLFLDTNLPKDKFWTKEKKLTDYNGWLIFAQPFLNGSRPDILIFNPFVGVVIYEVKDWNLENYKWDKDHYGSTSLFVHDKRSRYAVKSPIRQVEHYKEKIISQLVPIIGELIDKDKRSYGLIKTALYFHKVNTNDAQDFFGARIKDFKHFPVFGYDSLHYSKLNEIVPDIHISRSNYWDRKWNEELIFWFNPPTTASNRAYF